The DNA segment TGTACGCACCAGAACCACCGGCTGTTCGCCATAGCCATTCCACAGTTTTTGCTGCGGAGGTTGCAGGTTCCCCATGTTCACATCTTTTCCATAAATCAATGCTATGGGTAAAAATCTTGAATCCTCTGAATAATTACTGGCATATTTACCGTTTTGCAGGAGTTCCTTTTCAAGGGATAATACATCGGTATTGTTCAGCTTTTTCGCCATCCATAGGGCAGCAGGAAGTGGAGTACGTTTTTCTGTACAATCACTATAATTGAAGTATAAGGACGATGTTCCGGTAATGAACTGCATATATCTTGCCGACTCTAAAAAACCGGGCGTATAAGTAAGCCTCTTCACGCCTTCATGGCTCTGCCCAAATATTTCTTCTAAAGCAGATAACATCAATACCTCGTAAGTAGTGCCATAAGACCAATACATCGCCCCTTCCTGATAGTTCCCATTGGCATAAGTCTCCATAGAATTGGGATTTTTAACAAGTATATTGTTCAGTATATATTTCGCTTCCTGATCCATCTGTGCAGTTCCATCACCCAGAATGGCTAAGGCACCAAAAGCCAGACCGCCTATTCCTACCTGGTTCCAATTGGAAGTATAATCCCAGAAAGGTTTTGTTTTTTGAGTAAGAAAGGCATAGTTCAAAATCTTTTCCCTCGCCTTTTGCCTGGTGGTTGCCGATAAACCATTGTAAAGCCAATCGTAGCCAATAGATACACCAAAACACATTTCGGCAACATCTAGAGTATAAGTTACCCAGTCCGGAAAATCACAAACCGTATTCATGACCTGTTCAGCCCTTGTTAAGTACGACGATTGATTGGTCATCCGATAGGCATACGACAGATAGAAGATTTGCTTAATGGCAACCCTGGCAGTTTCCAGCATTCTGCCGTTAGTAGCATTGTACACCAAAGCAGGCGCAATCAGGAAAGTATCAGCCTGTTCAAGAATGTAACTATGTACCGCATTGAAATCTGCCGACTGCGCTATTAAAGTTTGAATTGCGACTTGCTGACCTTGTTTCAGCAACAACCTGGGATGGGCAATATTGGTTACCTGCTGGGGATTAAAAATATTGGTTAGTACTTTAAGTTCTATTTGTGTGATCCTGAAACCGCTGGCCGCTGCCCCATTGTTGAATACCGATAGCATGGCATTATTGACCTGTCCGCCGGTAAGGTACAGGTTAAAAGCAGACACATCAATTATGCCCGCCCCACCGCTAAGCTGGTAATTGACCCCTGGGAATCCGGCATTCCCAAAAACGAGCCGTTTTAAAGGATTCATTCTACTCACTACCATACCCGTTTCATTGATTGCAGACAAATCTGTTACACCAATTTTTGTAATCTGAATGGCCGCTGTAGAACTTAAGTTGGTTAGGTCTAAGCCAAAATAGAAACCTTCATTTGGATCAATTCCGTTACTTATGCCACCACGGATACCCAGTGCTCCATTACTAGCCCGATCTATTCCAGCAGCGGATATCATTTCACCAAAGTTGTTGCCTTCTGTGGTCTTTACACTGTGCATACCACCAAAAGTTATGGTAAATGTTTTATTCAAAGCCCCCGTGGCTGTAACGGTAGTTCCGGTTACCGTCCAGTCATCACTGGCATTGCTGTTATAATACGAAACAGCACCGGCAGCATTGATAAAAAATATAGAGGAGTCTGTATACTTGTTGTCAGCTTCAGAACCGGTAGGTGAAGGAACCAGAAGAATGGTGTTGCTATTCTGGGCATAACCTGCACAAGTGAAAAAAAATAAAATAATTGTTGCGAACAGTCTTATCCACTGGATGTTGTTAATATCATTGCTCATGGTTGTAGTTTTTGGTTAGGCAATCATGCTGGCAATGTAAAATTTTCTCCATTCGGGCAGCGGGGGTAAATCGTCTGAATAGTAGGTACAAAATGTCCGTTTCCCAGCACAATATAAAGCTAGGAACCAATGCAGTTCAACCTCAGGCCAATCTTGGTGATCAAGACCTGATACACTAAATACCCCCTTAATTAAGTTACTTTGCCCCCTTGATAAAGCAGGCTATTTTTTGATATTTGTCAAACAACCGCCTCAAAACCATATATAAACCAAAAAACTGCACTAAGTTTCTTTCCTTTTAAACGAGTATACAATTATGCAAAGTAAAAAGCTACTTTTATTACTGTTTTGCTATGCGGCAACAACAGGCTGTAAGGATTCCATCAAATCCGATCTGGTGAATGTTACGAACCCTTCAAACCTGAAATACATTAGTATCGCAGATGCGAGAGAAGGTAAAGCGGTTATAACGACGGCCCCTACTGTTCAGACCGGAGGACTTCTTCCAAACTTTGAATTGATCAGTATACAGAAAAGTGATGGCACATTGTTGGATGAGTCCTACTTACAATATGTGACGATAGGAAAAAGTATCGAAGCAGAGAGCCCGGTAAAGGGGACAAACTCCGCAAACAACGGCGTGATATCTGTTGCCGCCGGACATAACTTTGGCGTTGGTGATTATTACTTTAACATTAAAGTAACTACAACAACTGAGGGGCAGACCTATTCAACGGTATTTGAAAAAGCTTTTCAACTCCACATTGCGCCACTGTTGCCCACCAATATGGTTTACTCTCCAAAAAATCAAAACCTGGTTTATGGTAATGCCAGCAGCAAAACAACAGCACCATTACTGCCAGGTTCCAATCCCGACGTTTCTTTCGAACTGGGCAATTATTCTGATAAACTGACTATTGTCAAAGAAACAGGCGTAATTGCTATTGCACCTAACTATATATATCGTACACGTGAAACATTGAACCCGGTGATTAAGGTCATCAGCAACATCAGTAAAGAAGTTGTCTCTTTTGAAAATAAAATAACAGTAGTCATCACCGACAAGCCAGAAATAATGCCTGTTGAAACTATTTACTTCTTCTACCCAACTTTAAAAACTGCTGTGGCTTTACCTACCGGCGGCGAAGGCTATACCGTACAAACAGACAACATTGGCCTGGCCACCAGAATCTGGGGGGTGAGGGCTAATTCGACAGGTTCATTTTTCTTAAAACCTGAAGAAAGACCTGAGGTTAATACTGCACAGACGATTCTGGAGACACAAACCCACAATGCGTCTAACCAGACAGAACCAACCAATACATGGATGGTGATGCCAACACAAGACTTAACACCCTTTCAATATGGCTATAAGCTTTCTTTCAATTATTATTATCAGCCGGCATTTCAAACCTACATGGCAGACGGGCGAACACCTACAGATTTGGAAGTATATATCTCTACAGATTACACAGGCGGTGATATCCAGGATACAAGCGGTAAATGGCTGAATGGTACATGGACAAAGGTCAACACCTCTATTAAATGTCAAAAATCATTAGGTGTAAACGGAAGTAATTCGACCGGTGCGCCCTGGGGAGCAGAATTTATCGGAACACCATATCCAGGAGATCAGGCTGGTGCTAACCCTGATAATAAAAAGAGACCTGCTCTTGGAACGTTTTACAACAAATGGGTAAAGTGCACTTATGACATTTCAGCCCCCCAGATCAGTTCAAAGTTTACTGTTGCATTTAAAGTAGCCTCTTATTTTGAAGGCAGGTTATTGAACACCACAGCTGTACCTGGAAGAGGTGGCATATATTTCCTGTCGGACTTTAATTTCAAGGCAGTCGAATAAACGTATTAATGTTATAGAAGAAACTATAGATTTCAATAAAATCTCATTTTAAATTATGAAACTAACCAAATTATTATTGTTCTTGATTTTCACTGCAGCATTGCCTGCCCTTGCTCAAAAAACTATCAAGGGTAATGTTAAAAATTCCAGCGGAATGCCAATGGCCGGAGTTAATGTTGCGGTGAAGGGCAGCACAAAAGGAACAGCAACAAATGCGAACGGAAATTTTACCATCGAACAAGTGAAACCATCTGACGTACTTGTTTTCTCCTACATGGGATTTCAAACTATTGAAAAAATGGTACTGGAGCAGCAAACCATTAATGTTATCCTTAAAGCGGACGACCTCAGACTATCTGAGGTAGTAGTAATTGGCTATGATGTGGTCAGAAAAAGAGACCTAACCGGTTCAGTTGCCGTCATAGATCCGAAAGAGCTTGCAGCAACTGCCACAGCAAACTTTGACCAGGCCCTGGCCGGAAGAGTTGCTGGCGTACAGGTTACTTCTAAAGACGGAACACCTGGCAGTCCTCTTAACATCATCATCAGAGGAGGGAACTCCATAACAGGCGACAACTCTCCGCTGTATGTGGTAGATGGCGTTCCGCTTGAAGATTTTGATCCATCCAGTATCAATACCCGTGACATTAAGAGTTTTGACATTTTGAAAGACGCCTCTGCAACAGCTATTTATGGGTCCAGAGGAGCCAATGGAGTGGTGGTTATCACTACCATAGGTGGACGTAATGACGGAAAAACAGACATCAATGTTACCTCTTCAGCCTGGGTTCAGTTCATTCCCAACCGATTGGAGGTATTAAATCCTTATGAATATGTAAAATATCAGCAAAAAATAGCCTACGCAAATGACAGTTATGCCCCCGGACAAAATGTAGCGATGTTTACCGCCAACTGGATAGACCCTGAACTGTATAGAAATGAGAAAGGAACGAACTGGCAGGACGAAATTTTTCAGACCGCACAGACCAACAACCATACAATTTCGTTGAGAGCAGGCAATAAAAATACAACTTTGTTGTATAGCGGAAATTATTTAAATCAGGAAGGAACTTTGATTACTACCGATTTTAAAAAGATCAACAACAGATTGAAATTTACCCATAAAGTAATTAATAATTTTGAAGTTAACGGACAGGTTGAGTATAGTTACATCAACTACAATGGAATGGAAGTTGCCGGCAATACCAGGAACAGTGTGATCAGAGATGCCATTTCTTTCAGACCTGTAAGTCCTGTAAATTGGAATGCAAATGAAGAAAGTGCCATCGCAGATCAGGACCCATACTTGTATGATCCCGTAAAAACATTAAAAAATACAGAACGCAAGCGTGTGGATGATGTCCTTTCCGGAACTTTAGGATTTAACTATAACTTCTTAAAGAAATTTGACCTGAGTGTTAGTGGAAACTATAGAACATCGATTACAGAAAATGACATCTTCTATAAAAAAGACACACAGGAAGCCACCAGGACAAACAGGGGAATAAATGGCACCATTACAGACAAAAGATTCAATACCCTGTCTACTTCCAACACTTTAAGGTTTAAAGATCAAAAGGATAAACATGCTTACGGTGCACTTCTAGGGTTTGAAGCGCAGTACAGAGCTTATGAATTTTCGCAACTGAGCAATACAAACTTGCCAACAGACCAATTTGGCATACACAACCTGGGCATTGCAACCACTGCTACCATCGCACAGACCTTATATTCTAAAAATGCCTTGTTGTCATTCTTTGGAAGGATAAATTATACGTACAACGATCGTTACTTGGCAACAGTTAATTTTAGAACAGATGGATCATCAAAGTTCAGAAAAGAAAACAGGTGGGGATACTTCCCCTCCTTCTCCCTGGCCTGGAAACTGTCGGAAGAGGATTTCCTTAAATCCAGCGAGCTGATTACGGATCTGAAGCTGAGGGGCGGCTGGGGCGTAACCGGAAATAACCGTATCGGCGACTTTGATGCTTATAACTTGTTTTCTGTAAACTCATCAAGCGGATATATCTTGGGTGTAGACCAGAACTTTTCACCAGGTGCTTACCAAAGTAATATGGCCGTACCGGATCTGCGCTGGGAAACCACTGCCCAAACCAATATTGGGCTGGATTTAGAACTGTCTAAAAGATTCAGCATCGCTGCTGATTATTACAATAAAAACACCCGGGATTTATTATTAAATGCTGACATGGCCCTAAGTACCGGTTTCGATAAGGTGCAACAAAACGTTGGCGCAGTTTCTAACAGAGGATTCGAGTTTACTTTTAACTCGCAAAATTTCAGGAACAAGAACTTCAGCTGGACTACCAATTTCAACATCGCGTTTAACAAAACCAAAACCCTCCGGTTAAATAGTGGTCAGAATGAAATCCTGACCGATCCACAATGGGATCTGCAGTTTATGCAATCCGAATATCAATACGTAACAAGAGTGGGGCAGCCTGTAGGTATGATGTATGGTCTTGAATTTGACGGCATTTACCAGGTGGATGATTTTGTACTGACAAATGGTTCTTATCAGCTGAAAGACGGCCAACCTACTTACAGAACGGTGATGAGACCCGGCATGGTAAAATTTAAGGACTTGAATAACGATGGTGTAATCAATCAGAGCGACAGAAAAATTATTGGAAACCCT comes from the Pedobacter heparinus DSM 2366 genome and includes:
- a CDS encoding T9SS type A sorting domain-containing protein, producing MSNDINNIQWIRLFATIILFFFTCAGYAQNSNTILLVPSPTGSEADNKYTDSSIFFINAAGAVSYYNSNASDDWTVTGTTVTATGALNKTFTITFGGMHSVKTTEGNNFGEMISAAGIDRASNGALGIRGGISNGIDPNEGFYFGLDLTNLSSTAAIQITKIGVTDLSAINETGMVVSRMNPLKRLVFGNAGFPGVNYQLSGGAGIIDVSAFNLYLTGGQVNNAMLSVFNNGAAASGFRITQIELKVLTNIFNPQQVTNIAHPRLLLKQGQQVAIQTLIAQSADFNAVHSYILEQADTFLIAPALVYNATNGRMLETARVAIKQIFYLSYAYRMTNQSSYLTRAEQVMNTVCDFPDWVTYTLDVAEMCFGVSIGYDWLYNGLSATTRQKAREKILNYAFLTQKTKPFWDYTSNWNQVGIGGLAFGALAILGDGTAQMDQEAKYILNNILVKNPNSMETYANGNYQEGAMYWSYGTTYEVLMLSALEEIFGQSHEGVKRLTYTPGFLESARYMQFITGTSSLYFNYSDCTEKRTPLPAALWMAKKLNNTDVLSLEKELLQNGKYASNYSEDSRFLPIALIYGKDVNMGNLQPPQQKLWNGYGEQPVVLVRTDWQGANGKYMGVKGGTPNYSHAHMDGGSFAYDSQGLRWAVDFGKEDYDAINAGISPAGALNDFSQSSARWNIFKVSNLNHNTISIKKASESNWQHHKTSGSAAVTEIYDSNAKRGAKLDLKPLIGLNNELDAAQRSIYMVDEAYLEVKDYIDNGAQAINLYWNMATTAVVDSLSASKLKLTQGGRTTVLEIVSSNPAVTFILKKARSTDPVTYYPAATYERKNPGTVMIGFEAAIPANEVVTFTITLKDGAEVPPSAVMPVNYVLLELPAPNTGLEGNTLYSDASEFHVNGAGKVSIGGIASEYAWNVYGDTNVDSILNKNFFFKWQGMNSTNTTAGINYGNLLTQAGIDRSENGELGVRGGASNGIDINEGFRFGFDATRLPDNVSLQLVKVGVNFVSGSRSGMLVNRNDTNKQKSFGGSATSSTIVLPTGSGFVDVEDLNMVVEGGETDYDLASLFNTGGSGSFRINKLVFKILSDGASPLMAQPLMQVQPQQLPEKDKKNISIYPNPFTKNITLKSVGRAFEDIRVRLYTSWGTPVLNHSYHLLSDQEEIKLDLQQLKSGIYLIQVLNNTGTIITKRIIKE
- a CDS encoding SusC/RagA family TonB-linked outer membrane protein, whose amino-acid sequence is MKLTKLLLFLIFTAALPALAQKTIKGNVKNSSGMPMAGVNVAVKGSTKGTATNANGNFTIEQVKPSDVLVFSYMGFQTIEKMVLEQQTINVILKADDLRLSEVVVIGYDVVRKRDLTGSVAVIDPKELAATATANFDQALAGRVAGVQVTSKDGTPGSPLNIIIRGGNSITGDNSPLYVVDGVPLEDFDPSSINTRDIKSFDILKDASATAIYGSRGANGVVVITTIGGRNDGKTDINVTSSAWVQFIPNRLEVLNPYEYVKYQQKIAYANDSYAPGQNVAMFTANWIDPELYRNEKGTNWQDEIFQTAQTNNHTISLRAGNKNTTLLYSGNYLNQEGTLITTDFKKINNRLKFTHKVINNFEVNGQVEYSYINYNGMEVAGNTRNSVIRDAISFRPVSPVNWNANEESAIADQDPYLYDPVKTLKNTERKRVDDVLSGTLGFNYNFLKKFDLSVSGNYRTSITENDIFYKKDTQEATRTNRGINGTITDKRFNTLSTSNTLRFKDQKDKHAYGALLGFEAQYRAYEFSQLSNTNLPTDQFGIHNLGIATTATIAQTLYSKNALLSFFGRINYTYNDRYLATVNFRTDGSSKFRKENRWGYFPSFSLAWKLSEEDFLKSSELITDLKLRGGWGVTGNNRIGDFDAYNLFSVNSSSGYILGVDQNFSPGAYQSNMAVPDLRWETTAQTNIGLDLELSKRFSIAADYYNKNTRDLLLNADMALSTGFDKVQQNVGAVSNRGFEFTFNSQNFRNKNFSWTTNFNIAFNKTKTLRLNSGQNEILTDPQWDLQFMQSEYQYVTRVGQPVGMMYGLEFDGIYQVDDFVLTNGSYQLKDGQPTYRTVMRPGMVKFKDLNNDGVINQSDRKIIGNPYPKHTGGLFNNFRYKSFDFQFLLQWSYDFDILNGNASEFGSIYQTNRNGLKSLNKIWTPTNPETNIGGMRYDGVNLLTPFGYKLDSRHIEDGSYLKLKTAALGYNFSSQLLKKFSIKKCRLSLSAQNLYTWTKYTGYDPDVSVGRYGALTPGLDYSAYPQSVTISGGIDFTF